In one window of Pieris brassicae chromosome 10, ilPieBrab1.1, whole genome shotgun sequence DNA:
- the LOC123714822 gene encoding transmembrane reductase CYB561D2-like — protein sequence MPATDGTSESTNLVPPSNLKPSYMNLINNSAALIFNGIIIYCCFRDGVSLFSFHPILMSMGWLIFMCSAVNAVTPGDFATEWMPIRLRSARHWVLQLVAATIILTGFIIIMINKIINDKPHFVSLHAKFGLAAIIFTFLTSLGGLTTLYSLKLKDYLAPIYIKVIHASVGLITLCLGVITIVLGNFSNWWTFGEVLRFLSIILVLIVLTLTILRPTLKVYFRLKERFGYVSSNY from the exons ATGCCTGCGACTGACGGCACATCAGAATCTACAAACCTTGTACCACctagtaatttaaaaccaaGCTACATGAATCTCATTAATAATAGTGCAGCCCTAATTTTTAATgggattataatatattgctGCTTTCGCGATGGAGTGTCTTTGTTTTCCTTTCATCCAATTCTCATGTCAATGGgg TGGCTGATATTTATGTGTAGTGCTGTCAATGCTGTCACTCCTGGAGATTTTGCAACAGAGTGGATGCCTATACGCCTTCGAAGTGCAAGGCACTGGGTACTTCAACTGGTTGCGGCAACAATCATACTGAcaggttttattataataatgataaataaaatcattaatgaTAAGCCACATTTTGTCTCCTTGCATGCCAAATTTGGTTTAGCTgccattatttttacttttttgacTAGTCTTGGGGGACTCACCACCCTATATAGTCTAAAGCTAAAAGACTACTTGGCAccaatttacataaaagtaATACATGCTTCTGTCGGGTTAATTACACTTTGTTTAGGAGTGATAACTATAGTTTTAGGAAATTTTTCAAATTGGTGGACTTTTGGAGAGGTTTTAAGGTTCCTCTCAATAATACTGGTATTAATAGTTCTAACTCTGACAATTTTACGACCAACCCTAAAGGTATATTTTCGTCTAAAGGAAAGATTTGGATATGTGAGCTCTAACTATTAg
- the LOC123714823 gene encoding S-phase kinase-associated protein 1 — protein sequence MPNIKLQSSDTEIFDVDVEIAKCSVTIKTMLEDLGMDDDEEEIVPLPNVNSAILKKVIQWATYHKDDPPLPEDDENKEKRTDDISSWDADFLKVDQGTLFELILAANYLDIKGLLDVTCKTVANMIKGKTPEEIRKTFNIKNDFTAAEEEQVRKENEWCEEK from the coding sequence atgcCGAACATAAAACTACAGTCTTCTGATACTGAAATATTTgatgttgatgttgagataGCCAAATGCTCAGTTACGATAAAAACTATGTTAGAAGATTTGGGCATGGACGACGACGAAGAAGAAATAGTGCCTCTTCCCAACGTCAACTCCGCTATTCTAAAAAAGGTTATTCAATGGGCCACTTATCATAAAGATGATCCTCCTCTACCTGAAGATGATGAGAATAAAGAAAAGAGAACTGACGACATATCGTCATGGGATGCAGATTTCTTGAAAGTTGATCAGGGTACATTGTTTGAGTTAATTTTAGCCGCCAACTATTTAGACATAAAGGGTTTATTGGATGTAACATGCAAGACCGTAGCCAACATGATTAAAGGCAAAACACCTGAGGAGATCcgaaaaacatttaacattaagaaTGACTTTACTGCTGCTGAGGAAGAACAAGTCCGTAAAGAAAATGAGTGGTGTGAAGAGAAGTAA